One window of the Anopheles cruzii chromosome 2, idAnoCruzAS_RS32_06, whole genome shotgun sequence genome contains the following:
- the LOC128268969 gene encoding RNA-binding protein 1-like encodes MDKMARYREWDLQCKVYVGNLGSSASKHEIESAFGKYGPLRNVWVARNPPGFAFVEFEDKRDAEDAVRSLDGTRCCGTRIRVEMSSGRSRRDDRTRRPRRSYRSRSPRRSRTRSRSMSRERERDRRSRSGSRDRR; translated from the exons ATGGATAAGATGGCACGTTACCGTGAGTGGGACCTGCAGTGCAAGGTTTACGTGGGCAATTTAGGCTCCTCTGCGTCGAAGCACGAAATAGAAAGTGCGTTCGGCAAGTATGGCCCACTGCGGAACGTCTGGGTAGCCCGGAACCCGCCCGGATTCGCGTTCGTCGAGTTCGAGGACAAACGCGACGCAGAAGACGCAGTTCGTTCGCTTGACGGAAC GCGATGCTGTGGTACCCGGATACGGGTAGAGATGTCCTCGGGACGCTCGCGTCGTGATGACCGCACCCGCCGACCCCGCCGTTCGTACAG ATCACGATCTCCGCGCCGTTCCCGGACGCGTAGCCGTAGCATGAGCCGTGAGCGCGAGCGCGatcgccgcagccgcagcggaTCTCGCGATCGTCGCTAG
- the LOC128268971 gene encoding anaphase-promoting complex subunit 15: MIPFFPSLQPSRSANLWFAVDESYDDDAEVSTMEADHQDWLNRIGLIGADLTPIGKSSSEHMENMDTEDEDANDESDDSDNSDEDDDEMEDMNGRNIVGNDAVMDDMVGNDTV, translated from the exons ATGATCCCGTTCTTTCCTTCACTTCAACCCTCGCGAAGTGCGAACCTGTGGTTTGCCGTTGATGAATCGTACGATGATGACGCAGAAGTCAGCACGATGGAAGCGGATCATCAGGATTGG CTCAACCGCATAGGACTGATCGGAGCAGACTTAACACCGATCGGCAAAAGCTCAAGCGAGCACATGGAAAACATGGACACGGAAGATGAGGATG CAAACGATGAGAGCGACGATTCGGATAATTcagacgaggacgacgatgagatGGAGGACATGAACGGTCGGAACATTGTCGGGAACGACGCGGTTATGGACGATATGGTCGGAAACGACACGGTTTAG